CTAATCATTTTACTTTTTCCGATTCTCCATTGTAATGTAAATTCTAAGGAAAATATTCCAGTGGCTAAGAATGGAATTTTGGATTTAAGAAATTGGAATCTAAAAACGCAGGGTGTTCTTGCTTTAAATGGGGAGTGGGAATTTTATCCAAATGAGTTCATTTTACCAAATCAATTTTCCGAAAAGAGAAAACCGAGTTATTTGCAAGTCCCATCGAATTGGAATACATTTGTTCTAAATGAAAAAGAAATGGGAAGTAAAGGTTTTGCTACTTATCGGCTAACGGTATTATTCTCCCTGGAACAACGAGATATTGCATTTAGGGTTCCTGAAATTTATACAGCCTATCAGATTTTTGGGAATAATGAATTAATTTCTAAGAAAGGCAATATCAGTGATATGGAAGAAGGAGCCATTGCTGAATTTGATCCAGAAATCAGTCTACAGCCACAAAACGGATTTACCAAATTAGAAATCGTAATTCTTGTTTCCAACTACCATCATCGAAGAGGAGGAATTGTAAAAGAAATTCAAATTGGAACTATATTGGATTTGATGAAGAAAAGAGAAGTTTCAATTGCAGAAGATTTATTTCTAGCAGGAAGCATTATTATCATTGGGATTTATCATTTCGGATTGTTCTATCTTAGAAGAAAAGAAAAATCCTATTTTTACTTTGCAATTCTTTGTATTTTAGTTTCGATTCAGACTTTAATTTCTGGTGAGAGATATTTCATGCGGCTATTCATGAATACTCCCTGGGAAGTAATGTATACATTGGATTATTTGAGCACCTATCCGAGTCTTATTTTTTTTGCGATGTTTATTAGGGAATTATTCAAAGAAGACTTTTCTATTTATATATTAAGGTTTGTTCAGGTCATTTTTGGATTAGCTTGCTTGCCTGTGATTTTTGGTGAGTCTATTTTGTATTCTACTCTTAATCCTTATTTCGAAATACTAATCGTTATTAGTTTCTTCTTTTTTTTGGGATCACTCTTTCGGGCTACCTTTTACAAACGAGAAGGGGCATACTTGATATTATTTGCAACGATTGGCGTCTTTGCAGCAGTCATCAATGATATATTGTTTGGACGAAATATTATTTCTACTATGATACTAGTTCCTTATTCCATTTTCTTTCTTTTCTTTGCCCAATCTTTTTTATTATCAATACGATACTCTAAAGCATTTTTCAAAGTAGAATCTCTATCAAACGAATTAGAAAAATCAAATCGTTCCCTCGAAGAAAAGTATTAACCAGAACGTCTGAATTATCAGATAAAAATCTAGAATTAAAAAAAGCAAAGATAGAAGCGGAAAAAGCCTATAAAATAAAATCAGAATTTCTAGCGAACATGAGCCATGAAATAAGAACTCCTATGAATGGAGTGATTGGCATGGCAAATATTTTATCGAATACAGAATTGAATGAAACACAAAAAGAATATTTGAATACGATAAGCATTTGCGGGGAGACAATCTTAACTATTATAAATGATATATTAGATTTATCTAAAATAGAATTTGACCAGCTTGTATTAGAAAACAATCCATTCTCCATAGAAGAATGTATAAAGGAATCAATCCATATTGTAGCTCCTAAATTAACCTCTCAGGTGAAGCTGTCTTATCAATTTATGACAGACTCAGTGCCTATCGTAAA
This region of Leptospiraceae bacterium genomic DNA includes:
- a CDS encoding 7TM-DISM domain-containing protein, with the protein product MKFLSILIILLFPILHCNVNSKENIPVAKNGILDLRNWNLKTQGVLALNGEWEFYPNEFILPNQFSEKRKPSYLQVPSNWNTFVLNEKEMGSKGFATYRLTVLFSLEQRDIAFRVPEIYTAYQIFGNNELISKKGNISDMEEGAIAEFDPEISLQPQNGFTKLEIVILVSNYHHRRGGIVKEIQIGTILDLMKKREVSIAEDLFLAGSIIIIGIYHFGLFYLRRKEKSYFYFAILCILVSIQTLISGERYFMRLFMNTPWEVMYTLDYLSTYPSLIFFAMFIRELFKEDFSIYILRFVQVIFGLACLPVIFGESILYSTLNPYFEILIVISFFFFLGSLFRATFYKREGAYLILFATIGVFAAVINDILFGRNIISTMILVPYSIFFLFFAQSFLLSIRYSKAFFKVESLSNELEKSNRSLEEKY